The Pseudomonas triclosanedens genome has a window encoding:
- a CDS encoding type VI secretion protein yields the protein MKSTKAYLCGVLLAVLTGCSWFGPKVDVNRLTLDVAGKANGDSPIAVDFVAVRDADLLKLLSSMTAKQWFSDREQYRRDYQNQISVWSLELVPGQFMEAKDFPLAGKPASGLLVFAGYNTPGAHRMRLEQQPDIWLRFDSREMRLLSANGH from the coding sequence ATGAAGTCGACGAAAGCCTACCTTTGTGGTGTGCTCCTTGCTGTTCTCACCGGTTGCTCGTGGTTCGGCCCCAAGGTCGATGTCAATCGCCTCACCCTCGACGTGGCGGGCAAGGCCAACGGTGACTCGCCGATTGCCGTGGACTTCGTCGCGGTGCGCGATGCCGATCTGCTCAAGCTGCTCTCGTCGATGACCGCCAAACAGTGGTTCAGCGACCGTGAGCAGTACCGCCGCGACTACCAGAACCAGATCAGCGTATGGAGCCTGGAACTGGTGCCCGGACAGTTCATGGAGGCGAAGGATTTCCCGCTCGCGGGCAAGCCGGCTTCTGGACTTTTGGTCTTTGCTGGCTATAACACTCCCGGCGCGCATCGTATGCGTCTGGAGCAGCAGCCGGATATCTGGCTGCGCTTCGACAGCCGGGAGATGCGCCTGCTCAGCGCCAACGGGCACTGA
- the tssC gene encoding type VI secretion system contractile sheath large subunit, which translates to MATTSSATAQGAEGSTQSLDLLDRIIAEGRMAHDDSQQEYARDMLAEFATQVLDEGMAVSKDTVAMINDRISRIDELISAQLNEILHHPDMQKLESSWRGLHQLVQNTETGARLKLRLLNVGQQELQNDLEKAVEFDQSTLFKKIYEEEYGTFGGHPFSLLVGDYQFGRHPQDIALLEKLSNVAAAAHAPFIAAASPRLFDMGSFTELAIPRDLGKVFESLELIKWRSFRESEDSRYVSLALPRFLLRLPYGPDTQPVEGMNFIEKVDGTDHSKYLWGNAAWVLAQRITEAFAKYGWCAAIRGAEGGGAVEGLPAHTFRTHAGDLSLKCPTEVAITDRREKELNDLGFIALCHKKNTDLAVFFGGQTTNKPRLYNTNEANSNARLSAMLPYVLAASRFAHYLKVIMRDKVGSFMTRDNVQSYLNNWIADYVLINDNAPQEIKAQYPLREARVDVTEVAGKPGVYRATVFLRPHFQLEELTASIRLVANLPPPVAA; encoded by the coding sequence ATGGCCACCACCAGCTCAGCGACGGCGCAAGGCGCCGAAGGCAGCACCCAGTCCCTCGACCTGCTGGACCGCATCATCGCCGAAGGCCGCATGGCCCATGACGACAGCCAGCAGGAATACGCCCGTGACATGCTCGCGGAGTTCGCCACCCAGGTCCTCGACGAAGGCATGGCCGTCAGCAAGGACACCGTGGCGATGATCAACGACCGCATCAGCCGCATCGACGAGTTGATCAGCGCGCAGCTCAACGAAATCCTCCACCACCCCGACATGCAGAAGCTGGAGTCCTCCTGGCGCGGCCTGCACCAGTTGGTGCAGAACACCGAGACCGGCGCGCGTCTGAAGCTGCGGCTGCTCAACGTCGGCCAGCAGGAGCTGCAGAACGACCTGGAGAAGGCCGTCGAGTTCGACCAGAGCACTCTGTTCAAGAAGATCTACGAAGAGGAATACGGCACCTTCGGCGGGCACCCGTTCAGCCTGCTGGTGGGCGACTACCAGTTCGGCCGCCACCCGCAGGACATCGCTCTGCTGGAGAAGCTCTCCAACGTCGCCGCGGCGGCCCATGCGCCCTTCATCGCCGCGGCAAGCCCGCGCCTGTTCGACATGGGCAGCTTCACCGAACTGGCGATCCCGCGTGACCTCGGCAAGGTGTTCGAGAGCCTGGAGCTGATCAAGTGGCGTTCATTCCGCGAAAGCGAAGACTCGCGCTACGTCTCCCTGGCACTGCCGCGCTTCCTCCTGCGCCTGCCCTACGGGCCCGACACCCAGCCGGTGGAAGGCATGAACTTCATCGAGAAGGTCGATGGCACCGACCACTCCAAGTACCTCTGGGGCAACGCCGCCTGGGTACTGGCGCAACGCATCACCGAGGCCTTCGCCAAGTACGGCTGGTGCGCGGCGATCCGCGGCGCCGAGGGCGGCGGTGCGGTAGAGGGCCTGCCGGCGCACACCTTCCGCACCCACGCCGGCGACCTGTCGCTGAAATGCCCCACCGAGGTGGCCATCACCGACCGCCGCGAGAAGGAACTCAACGACCTGGGCTTCATCGCTCTGTGCCACAAGAAAAACACCGACCTCGCGGTGTTCTTCGGCGGCCAGACCACCAACAAGCCGCGCCTCTACAACACCAACGAAGCCAACTCCAACGCGCGCCTCTCGGCGATGCTGCCGTACGTGCTGGCCGCGTCGCGCTTCGCCCACTACCTGAAGGTGATCATGCGCGACAAGGTGGGCAGCTTCATGACCCGCGATAACGTGCAGAGCTACCTGAACAACTGGATCGCCGACTACGTGCTGATCAACGACAACGCGCCCCAGGAAATCAAGGCGCAGTACCCGCTGCGCGAGGCGCGGGTCGACGTCACCGAGGTCGCCGGCAAACCCGGCGTCTATCGCGCCACGGTATTCCTGCGGCCGCACTTCCAGCTCGAAGAGCTCACCGCATCGATCCGCCTCGTGGCCAACCTGCCGCCGCCGGTTGCCGCCTGA
- the tssB gene encoding type VI secretion system contractile sheath small subunit, translated as MAESTQHKLDRVRPPRVQITYDVEIGSAIEKKELPLVVGILADLSGKPATPLPKLGERRFTEIDRDNFNAVLASTAPRVALQVDNTLANDGSRLNVELNFRHIDDFDPVSIVNQVVPLRRLFEARQRLRDLLTKLDGNDELDQLLQDVVSNTEGLQEIRSTHPVTAEAGAATDETNDAADGEAPTEPQA; from the coding sequence ATGGCAGAGAGCACACAGCACAAGCTCGACCGGGTTCGCCCTCCCCGTGTCCAGATCACCTACGACGTCGAAATCGGCAGCGCCATCGAGAAGAAGGAACTGCCCCTAGTGGTCGGTATCCTGGCCGACCTCTCCGGCAAGCCGGCCACGCCGCTGCCGAAACTCGGCGAGCGCCGCTTCACTGAGATCGATCGTGACAATTTCAACGCAGTCCTCGCCTCCACCGCTCCGCGCGTGGCCCTGCAGGTGGACAACACCCTTGCCAACGATGGCAGCCGGCTGAACGTCGAGCTGAACTTCCGCCACATCGACGACTTCGACCCGGTGAGCATCGTCAACCAGGTGGTGCCGCTACGCAGGCTGTTCGAGGCGCGCCAGCGCCTGCGCGACCTGCTCACCAAGCTCGACGGCAACGACGAGCTGGACCAGTTGCTGCAGGACGTGGTGAGCAACACCGAGGGCTTGCAGGAAATCCGCTCGACCCACCCGGTGACCGCCGAAGCCGGCGCCGCCACTGACGAAACGAACGACGCCGCCGACGGCGAAGCGCCCACCGAACCGCAAGCCTGA
- a CDS encoding type VI secretion protein IcmF/TssM N-terminal domain-containing protein, producing MSGWMVLALILLLAALAALAFYLWLRSKGGEAVRAFYLTVRQMEQDQDVADRYEVPWFLLLGDPLLGERFGAEWGLTPVNRAAWFGRWWADQDGAVLAVPQSIFLPEEGAAASPRAWRRLLALLVRLRPRRPLDGIIWVLPAERLLDPASLAQENLQLRRRFNDLLQRLGLSLPVYVVVTGLEELDGFAELRAGLPEDARERPLGWSSALQIDAAWQDENLERGFEQVLQALQAAILEAGVLSGQLSDALYRFPHALGELREGLRQRLGPVFQGNALGEAPKLRGVYFSGACRFADDDPWTVSSREEAPAELVFAKGLWQSRLLAERGLAQAVSRILRLRQRSQRVIAIAAGVVGVIWLATMLWVWHVDSRDARLLGQRIQAMQREQGSGGAGGEAGTDAARRRLQGYWALLQGSMRWHYTSLVYPSSWLSGFDGRMDALLVDLARREVMVPLRQLQSAELARLRGIRSTERRANVQSDSPEQWPNFVAARELASGALAFEQRNRWYTELRAGTTKNALESLARLGNDAYGLSLDPASLRDAGYLQAVLGDGIGAAPPAVDPGPKDGPLARNFRELMSLWLDQFFLSDNFVRPAGFLRLRLNELKARQGNSAEELEEVDALIDSLRNMVELTNAAWSHGNAQEIVPGYRAMLDDVRQTYLLGPGVEASVVSQASKLQRAFHDQWIAAAGSRDNLLQLQPGGTLSLQDHVVALGTSIHSLLRQDFAGNALRQQAQGSDPSRLGNLDAHALNAALAYYESYRKYREQEQARIPAEYRDALADSAAAAATSAMWASLTESLAPNAATVTTTFDVPLEPAAQLREAFESLQRKDLASALDAHLTRSALADVDSALVSINALPLFRVRADVSGWDGSRNFGLQLYRSTDTQDLKRNLAQQFNTMLALSETHTSALAWLRGRNNLGFADQEKVRRFADLSDELAKYKAQNPISSPLLLDQLLSRDFVEMDAASCGGILKTSALVTGQGDLARFTRGLHDQAQQRCLELQQKDAAVAWAAIADYFNQYLANRFPFSYSLQAEDADPARVQHFVEVLDQNLARAQEGLKLSQSADRAAAKDFLDRLQLARAWLGPLFQRDKGGAQGVDLDVRWRTDRDAERGADQVIAWSLYAADRQLSFPGGDGQRLHWSVGEPVKLMLRWAKDSPQRPDIDPQQASMAVADLEVGWEYNGPWALPRMLRSHIILQRQPSTDYTDFPLALQVPVRAPNGREPDARMFIRVSLMTPDAKQPLSIQPLPVRAPRTPFSGVGIATFAGAQELP from the coding sequence GTGAGCGGCTGGATGGTGCTCGCGCTGATCCTGCTGCTGGCAGCACTCGCCGCGTTGGCGTTCTACCTCTGGCTGCGCAGCAAGGGCGGCGAGGCGGTGCGCGCGTTCTACCTGACCGTCCGGCAGATGGAGCAGGATCAGGACGTCGCCGATCGCTACGAAGTGCCCTGGTTCCTGCTGCTCGGCGACCCGTTGCTGGGCGAGCGTTTCGGTGCCGAATGGGGGCTGACCCCGGTGAACCGGGCGGCCTGGTTCGGCCGCTGGTGGGCTGACCAGGACGGTGCTGTGCTGGCGGTGCCGCAGTCGATCTTCCTGCCGGAAGAGGGCGCGGCGGCCTCACCGCGTGCCTGGCGTCGGCTGTTGGCGTTGCTGGTGCGGCTGCGCCCGCGGCGTCCGCTGGACGGCATCATCTGGGTGCTGCCGGCGGAGCGCCTGCTCGACCCGGCGAGCCTGGCCCAGGAAAACCTGCAACTGCGGCGCCGCTTCAACGACCTGCTGCAACGCCTGGGGCTCAGCCTGCCGGTGTATGTGGTGGTCACCGGCCTGGAGGAGCTGGATGGTTTCGCCGAGCTGCGCGCGGGGTTGCCGGAAGACGCCCGCGAGCGCCCGCTGGGCTGGTCGTCCGCCTTGCAGATCGACGCCGCCTGGCAGGACGAAAACCTGGAGCGCGGCTTCGAACAGGTATTGCAGGCGTTGCAGGCGGCGATCCTCGAAGCCGGCGTGCTCAGCGGCCAACTGAGCGATGCGCTGTACCGTTTTCCCCACGCCCTGGGTGAGCTGCGCGAAGGGCTGCGGCAACGCCTGGGGCCGGTGTTCCAGGGCAACGCGCTGGGTGAGGCGCCGAAGCTGCGCGGGGTGTATTTCAGCGGCGCCTGCCGCTTCGCCGACGACGATCCCTGGACGGTTTCCAGCCGCGAAGAGGCGCCCGCCGAGCTGGTCTTCGCCAAGGGCCTGTGGCAGTCGCGCCTGCTCGCGGAGCGCGGGCTCGCCCAGGCGGTGTCGCGCATCCTGCGTCTGCGTCAGCGTTCGCAGCGGGTGATCGCCATTGCAGCCGGCGTGGTCGGCGTGATCTGGCTGGCGACGATGCTGTGGGTCTGGCATGTGGATTCGCGGGATGCCCGCTTGCTCGGCCAGCGCATCCAGGCGATGCAGCGCGAGCAGGGCAGCGGGGGCGCAGGGGGCGAGGCGGGCACCGATGCCGCGCGCCGGCGCCTGCAGGGCTACTGGGCGCTGCTGCAGGGCTCGATGCGCTGGCACTACACCTCGCTGGTGTATCCCAGCTCCTGGCTGTCCGGTTTCGATGGCCGGATGGACGCGCTACTGGTGGACCTGGCGCGCCGCGAGGTTATGGTTCCGCTGCGGCAGTTGCAGAGTGCGGAACTGGCTCGCCTGCGTGGCATCCGCAGTACCGAGCGCCGCGCCAATGTGCAGAGCGACAGCCCCGAGCAGTGGCCCAATTTCGTCGCCGCGCGGGAGCTTGCCAGCGGCGCGCTGGCGTTCGAACAGCGCAACCGCTGGTACACCGAACTGCGCGCCGGCACGACCAAGAACGCGCTGGAAAGCCTCGCGCGTCTGGGCAACGACGCCTACGGGCTGAGCCTGGACCCGGCCAGCCTGCGCGATGCCGGCTACCTACAAGCGGTGCTCGGGGATGGCATCGGCGCCGCGCCGCCAGCGGTGGACCCCGGCCCGAAGGATGGACCGCTCGCGCGCAACTTCCGCGAACTGATGAGCTTGTGGCTGGACCAGTTCTTCCTCTCCGACAACTTCGTCCGCCCCGCGGGCTTCCTGCGCCTGCGCCTGAACGAGCTGAAGGCGCGCCAGGGCAACAGCGCCGAAGAGCTGGAAGAAGTCGACGCGCTCATCGACTCCCTGCGCAACATGGTCGAGCTGACCAACGCTGCCTGGAGCCACGGCAATGCCCAGGAGATAGTCCCCGGCTACCGCGCGATGCTCGACGATGTACGCCAGACCTATCTGCTCGGGCCGGGGGTGGAAGCCTCGGTGGTCAGTCAGGCGAGCAAGTTGCAGCGCGCCTTCCACGACCAGTGGATCGCCGCCGCTGGTTCCCGCGACAACCTGCTGCAACTGCAACCGGGCGGCACCCTCTCGCTGCAGGATCACGTGGTTGCGCTGGGCACCTCGATCCATTCGTTGCTGCGCCAGGACTTCGCCGGCAACGCGCTGCGCCAGCAGGCGCAAGGCAGCGATCCGAGCCGCCTGGGCAATCTCGACGCCCACGCGCTCAATGCCGCGCTGGCTTACTACGAGAGCTATCGCAAGTACCGCGAGCAGGAGCAGGCGCGGATACCCGCCGAGTACCGCGATGCGCTGGCCGACAGCGCTGCCGCAGCCGCCACGAGCGCCATGTGGGCCAGCCTCACCGAGTCCCTGGCACCGAACGCGGCGACTGTCACCACCACTTTCGACGTACCGCTGGAACCGGCGGCGCAGTTGCGCGAGGCGTTCGAAAGCTTGCAACGCAAGGATCTCGCCAGCGCCCTGGATGCCCACCTGACCCGTAGCGCCCTGGCCGATGTCGACTCGGCGCTGGTCTCGATCAACGCACTGCCACTGTTCCGCGTGCGCGCCGACGTTTCCGGCTGGGACGGCTCGCGCAACTTCGGCCTGCAACTCTATCGCTCCACCGACACCCAGGACCTCAAGCGCAACCTGGCCCAGCAGTTCAACACCATGCTCGCCCTGAGCGAAACCCATACCTCCGCGCTGGCCTGGCTCCGGGGGCGCAACAACCTGGGCTTCGCCGACCAGGAGAAGGTGCGACGCTTCGCCGACCTGAGCGACGAGCTGGCCAAGTACAAGGCGCAGAACCCCATCAGCTCGCCGTTGCTGCTGGACCAGTTGCTCAGCCGCGACTTCGTGGAGATGGACGCGGCGTCCTGCGGCGGCATCCTGAAAACTTCGGCGCTGGTGACCGGACAGGGCGATCTCGCGCGCTTCACACGGGGGCTGCACGACCAGGCGCAGCAACGCTGCCTGGAGTTGCAGCAGAAGGATGCGGCGGTGGCCTGGGCGGCGATTGCCGATTACTTCAACCAGTACCTCGCCAACCGCTTCCCGTTCTCCTACAGCTTGCAGGCCGAGGATGCCGACCCGGCGCGGGTGCAGCACTTCGTCGAAGTGCTCGACCAGAACCTGGCGCGTGCCCAGGAGGGCCTGAAGCTCAGCCAGTCCGCCGACCGTGCTGCCGCCAAGGACTTCCTCGACCGCCTGCAACTGGCCAGGGCCTGGCTCGGCCCGCTATTCCAGCGCGACAAGGGTGGCGCGCAGGGTGTGGACCTGGACGTGCGCTGGCGTACCGACCGTGACGCCGAGCGTGGCGCCGACCAGGTCATCGCCTGGAGCCTGTACGCCGCCGACCGCCAGTTGAGCTTCCCCGGCGGTGACGGCCAGCGCCTGCACTGGAGTGTCGGCGAGCCAGTGAAGCTGATGCTGCGCTGGGCCAAGGACAGCCCGCAGAGGCCGGACATCGACCCGCAGCAGGCGAGCATGGCGGTGGCCGATCTCGAAGTCGGCTGGGAGTACAACGGCCCGTGGGCGCTGCCGCGAATGCTGCGCTCCCACATCATCCTGCAGCGCCAGCCGAGCACCGACTACACCGATTTCCCGCTGGCGTTGCAGGTACCGGTACGCGCCCCCAACGGTCGCGAGCCGGACGCTCGGATGTTCATTCGCGTATCGCTGATGACCCCGGATGCCAAGCAGCCGCTTTCGATCCAGCCGCTCCCCGTGCGTGCGCCGCGCACGCCTTTCAGCGGGGTTGGCATCGCCACCTTTGCCGGTGCCCAGGAGTTGCCATGA
- a CDS encoding DotU family type IV/VI secretion system protein gives MPEGSQAIYPAAFGEAPLSRAFQAAWVEWRQRWEVLKAPDGDEATASERVADEAQAVVRRLWRSAFAQVGDSAGEQVKAMVYAFVALLDESLLFEPWIGQGTWQERPLEARLYATRNAGERLPQAIHRLLETRSPGTRDLANVYLQCLLLGFHGRLRGPKGEALHEKWRQALFAHAWQRDADTQALLQTLARPASTAALRMPLRRALPDGLRLVLAVTAGVLLLIVIGQWLWSDIQGELDPVLEQANASLMMEVRA, from the coding sequence ATGCCCGAAGGGAGTCAGGCGATCTACCCCGCGGCGTTCGGAGAGGCGCCATTGAGCCGCGCCTTCCAGGCCGCCTGGGTGGAGTGGCGGCAACGCTGGGAAGTGCTGAAGGCGCCGGATGGCGACGAGGCGACGGCCAGCGAACGGGTTGCCGACGAGGCCCAGGCGGTGGTGCGCCGGCTCTGGCGCAGCGCCTTCGCCCAGGTTGGCGATTCGGCTGGCGAGCAGGTCAAGGCGATGGTCTATGCCTTCGTCGCGCTGCTCGATGAAAGCCTGCTGTTCGAACCGTGGATCGGCCAGGGCACCTGGCAGGAACGGCCCCTGGAAGCGCGCCTGTACGCGACCCGCAACGCCGGGGAGCGCCTGCCGCAAGCGATCCATCGCCTGCTCGAAACGCGCTCGCCCGGCACCCGCGACCTCGCCAACGTTTACCTGCAATGCCTGCTGCTGGGCTTCCACGGGCGCCTGCGCGGCCCCAAGGGCGAAGCCCTGCACGAGAAGTGGCGGCAGGCGCTGTTCGCCCATGCCTGGCAGCGCGACGCCGACACCCAGGCCCTGTTGCAGACCCTGGCGCGACCGGCGAGCACCGCCGCACTGCGCATGCCGCTGCGACGTGCCTTGCCCGATGGCTTGCGCCTGGTCCTGGCCGTGACGGCCGGCGTGCTGCTGCTGATCGTGATCGGCCAGTGGCTGTGGAGCGACATCCAGGGTGAGCTGGACCCGGTGCTGGAACAGGCGAACGCCAGCCTGATGATGGAGGTGCGCGCGTGA
- the tssE gene encoding type VI secretion system baseplate subunit TssE — MSWQGLPPLFERLAEGGEAADTFDLEALAASVSRELSRLLNSRGPVLGGIGILEYGILDWTTLQARRDADRRLLAREIRRAVQRFEPRLNLAEVVVDADPEQPQRLRVRLLGSLRQDPQRTPLLLELTPTGGTLEVRHERLD, encoded by the coding sequence ATGTCCTGGCAGGGCCTGCCACCGCTGTTCGAACGCCTCGCCGAAGGTGGCGAGGCCGCCGACACGTTCGACCTCGAAGCGCTCGCCGCCTCGGTGTCACGGGAACTGTCGCGCCTGCTCAACAGCCGCGGGCCAGTGCTGGGCGGCATTGGCATCCTCGAATACGGCATCCTCGACTGGACCACCCTGCAAGCCCGGCGGGACGCCGACCGGCGCCTGCTGGCGCGGGAGATCCGCCGCGCAGTACAGCGCTTCGAGCCCCGCCTGAACCTTGCCGAAGTCGTCGTCGACGCCGACCCGGAGCAACCCCAGCGCCTGCGCGTACGCCTGCTCGGCAGCCTGCGCCAGGACCCGCAACGCACCCCGCTCCTGCTCGAACTGACCCCCACCGGCGGAACCCTGGAAGTACGCCATGAGCGACTCGATTGA
- the tssK gene encoding type VI secretion system baseplate subunit TssK, which translates to MKVLPDAVCWHEGMQLLPQHFQLQGLRGEVLAARLVHAANPWFWGLEHLELDPSALSNGVVRLLALSAVLPDGLPVSLGAGETLAFDAQAAIAESADASVTLYLAVSPLARAGQVLPLRGRLQSTDGPAVPDLASGENPEPIVVWRPAPRLVTEAQRADSVCLPLLRIGKDAGGFVCLPYVAPTPRIAPASPLGQAVVALCARAREKCVFLSGRLRQAQQAENAEDSQEIRRQLAALWARLPELEAALYSGAASPAQLHGLLCGMAGSWSALDPLGGVPAFPPFDFNDLLRTFNPVIEWLEITLGRVRAGYRSLAFERQGNDFSLVLPDLRSPSQRLVIGLRMPPGCGEGQAHEWLSGCIVASQGSLATLGRQRMSGLEQQPMSRAEQIAYSVGEDTHLFVVQAEGDWFDPTQRLCLRAPLQAGVSGPWQVVLFIGDGASGV; encoded by the coding sequence GTGAAAGTTCTGCCTGACGCGGTGTGCTGGCACGAAGGGATGCAACTGCTTCCCCAGCATTTTCAACTGCAAGGACTACGCGGAGAGGTTCTTGCCGCTCGCCTGGTCCATGCGGCCAACCCCTGGTTCTGGGGGCTGGAGCATCTGGAGCTGGACCCCTCGGCGCTGAGCAACGGCGTGGTCCGGCTGCTCGCCCTTTCGGCGGTTCTGCCCGATGGCCTGCCGGTCAGTCTCGGCGCTGGCGAAACCCTGGCTTTCGATGCCCAGGCGGCCATCGCCGAATCCGCCGACGCCAGCGTCACCCTCTACCTCGCCGTCAGCCCACTGGCCCGCGCCGGGCAGGTGCTGCCGTTGCGCGGCCGCCTGCAATCGACTGACGGCCCCGCGGTGCCGGACCTCGCCAGCGGCGAAAACCCGGAGCCCATCGTGGTCTGGCGCCCCGCCCCGCGCCTGGTGACCGAGGCGCAGCGCGCCGACTCGGTCTGCCTGCCACTGTTGCGTATCGGCAAGGACGCCGGCGGTTTCGTCTGCCTGCCCTACGTGGCGCCGACGCCACGGATCGCCCCGGCCTCGCCACTGGGGCAGGCGGTGGTCGCGCTGTGTGCTCGGGCGCGGGAGAAGTGCGTATTCCTCTCCGGGCGGTTGCGCCAGGCGCAGCAGGCGGAGAACGCCGAAGACAGCCAGGAGATTCGCCGCCAGTTAGCCGCGCTCTGGGCGCGTCTGCCGGAGCTGGAGGCGGCCCTCTACAGCGGCGCGGCCAGCCCCGCGCAATTGCACGGCCTGCTGTGCGGCATGGCTGGAAGCTGGAGCGCGCTGGACCCGCTGGGTGGTGTGCCGGCGTTTCCGCCGTTCGATTTCAACGACCTGCTGCGGACTTTCAACCCGGTGATCGAGTGGCTGGAAATCACCCTCGGGCGAGTCCGCGCCGGTTACCGCAGCCTTGCCTTCGAGCGGCAGGGCAATGACTTTTCCCTGGTACTGCCGGACCTGCGCTCGCCGAGCCAGCGCCTGGTCATCGGCCTGCGCATGCCACCCGGTTGCGGCGAGGGCCAGGCGCACGAGTGGCTGTCCGGCTGCATCGTGGCATCCCAGGGCAGTCTGGCGACGCTCGGCCGGCAACGCATGTCCGGCCTGGAGCAACAGCCCATGAGCCGTGCGGAGCAGATCGCCTATAGCGTCGGCGAGGACACGCATCTGTTCGTGGTGCAGGCCGAGGGCGACTGGTTCGATCCGACCCAGCGCCTGTGCCTGCGGGCGCCGTTGCAGGCCGGTGTGAGCGGGCCCTGGCAAGTGGTGCTGTTCATCGGGGATGGCGCCAGCGGCGTCTGA
- a CDS encoding Hcp family type VI secretion system effector, giving the protein MDAIILDLGDDIKGDCLLTGYENKIEVMSYSHNVAMQVTNDVSNSERTSGKPHVGEFTLTKFVDTSTPTLNEYCCSGKPLATATITVGRNAAEGDGKIMPFIVYTLSNVVLSNVSVSGGTGGKPVETLSLNFTKIKWELTAQKDDGTKEGTAASTWDMAANKLAS; this is encoded by the coding sequence ATGGATGCGATCATTCTCGACCTCGGCGACGACATCAAAGGCGACTGCCTGCTGACCGGCTACGAAAACAAGATCGAAGTCATGTCCTACAGCCACAACGTGGCCATGCAGGTGACCAACGACGTCAGCAACTCCGAGCGCACCTCCGGCAAGCCCCATGTCGGCGAATTCACCCTGACGAAATTCGTCGACACCTCCACCCCGACGCTCAACGAATACTGCTGCTCGGGCAAGCCGCTCGCCACGGCCACCATCACCGTCGGCCGCAACGCCGCCGAAGGTGACGGCAAGATAATGCCCTTCATCGTCTATACCCTGAGCAACGTGGTGCTGTCCAACGTCAGCGTCAGCGGCGGCACTGGCGGCAAGCCGGTGGAAACGCTGTCGCTGAACTTCACCAAGATCAAGTGGGAACTCACCGCCCAGAAGGACGACGGCACCAAGGAAGGCACCGCCGCCTCCACCTGGGACATGGCCGCCAACAAACTGGCCAGTTGA